The following proteins are co-located in the Eublepharis macularius isolate TG4126 chromosome 5, MPM_Emac_v1.0, whole genome shotgun sequence genome:
- the STIL gene encoding SCL-interrupting locus protein: protein MVPFSFPPSKRALWNPAPIGESIGSHLSYHRNPKLFVTEKTLRLAHRHAKQSRRKPFTCFLVGTLVIDEDCKGVSITIDRFDPGREVTDGLEKIPTAPLPGDFLIPCTVNAWASSSSDVIVHNSEDFILAFKILQQNLNGCDSLDPSKLLTLRVYISSTENMDNLNFDFHWAAVTLANTLKYTPVNSVPIIPTALARNLNSHMSIAQVQGTCKCGYLTMDQTRKLLLVLESDPKAYTLPLIGIWLSGITHIYSPQVWACSLRYLYSSSIQERVLSESGSFLIVLYSLIHKDPEFYECLPCGLTELDFQLLTNKETLHLFRNVETSNNHPIQFDLTSKNKSAEMELFSKICKNISIRRPSQGSSPSKLSVSDHDSGVEDDASPRAFPYPHPTCQKVTEIQPSVPELSIVFDGNFTESVPTSKHVLTVDKANLHVYQPTKKICPGGHPSHQIQTCDRRKQIFSSCTRESSSRQLPGQLKQKIPVLKPCNGVQVPLHQQPSYSIAGCQAKRSFGSSSSSSLSTSCSGSSPNTSAHQLGIPSEKLCTKNDAMQVKGELALSVPLVPNSKQSPVASQPLRHNCACSPPSLRPVELRIPVQGSPCCSSCVCKCQLHGHMQYSPTNISQGISKVSSGQTSEVQTSIDQESTQLMFHQNVECINGGCNPICATSSPINLGHYGIMGSCSPLAGDGSSADHAVYSTCMHTPSLNIGLDNGMVGLSPDVYKILTEQDKQLKLLQAQIQRLLEAQTLQPCSTKNIANNSIQSERQLEFVTMETRSSPGLHLKKSVSIAVSTGASLFLNAPSEGNKESTKQDDSEISNEDINISMNTEKDRSQESIASSLKAVDMPSFVDSIHVVEEGSGESTGGLCNMAVATGITPASVLSENVDVCLQTRPLEGTDNHSVAISEQNIEYAISSPSSVPPDDQKFYQDILGQVKHFLKESSEEITSCVAREDQISSESTSSSKMSKTKRRSSAPDPDLRDKESVLSATLKQLRNLGVNFDSPDKMVKNVHKVENASILACINPEAVVPGLNYISFANVGMSGLTPNGVDLSMEANAIALKYLNESQLSQLSLSRSSQKNSMDLSLQTLLHNNTDKNLVSFNLISPSNMSFATKKYMKRYGLLQSTDGSDDEEEQQADCHRRGESLEPVLQLDISPVLENFSHWKHPSEGACERQLPPNSANSVQCETEMSSSHLSSSEGFLLKNVTNAVLPLRILQQSKESSLPFLKELKPKIKFLPGKAEFMQHPDKENLNVPIVPETPIVDHLSKADNINSVGTFLDVQQLRQLPKLL, encoded by the exons ATTGCAAAGGTGTTTCTATAACAATAGACCGTTTTGATCCGGGTCGTGAAGTAACTGATGGTTTGGAGAAAATACCCACTGCACctcttcctggagattttttgatTCCATGTACTGTAAATGCTTGGGCCTCTTCCTCAAGTGATGTTATAGTACATAACTCTGAAGATTTCATCTTGGCTTTTAAG ATACTTCAACAGAATTTGAATGGCTGTGACTCTCTGGATCCTTCCAAATTGCTCACCTTAAGAGTTTATATCTCTTCTACGGAGAATATGGATAATCTAAACTTTGACTTTCATTGGGCAGCTGTTACATTGGCTAATACTTTAAAATACACTCCTGTGAATTCTGTTCCAATCATTCCTACAGCACTTGCCAGAAACTTAAATAGCCATATGAGTATTGCACAAGTTCAGGGGACTTGCAAATGTGG CTATCTTACAATGGACCAGACCAGGAAACTACTTTTGGTTCTGGAATCTGACCCCAAAGCTTACACATTGCCATTGATTGGCAT TTGGTTGAGTGGAATCACTCATATCTACAGTCCACAAGTCTGGGCTTGCAGCCTGCGCTACTTATATAGTTCCTCAATTCAAGAAAG GGTACTTTCAGAATCAGGAAGTTTCCTTATAGTTCTTTATTCTCTGATACATAAAGATCCAGAGTTTTATGAATGCCTTCCTTGTGGGCTTACTGAATTGGATTTCCAGCTACTTACAAACAAAGAAACATTACATCTATTCAGA AATGTTGAAACTTCCAATAATCATCCTATTCAATTTGATTTGACTTCTAAAAATAAAAGTGCAGAAATGGAACTCTTTAGCAAAATCTGCAAGAATATTTCCATTCGGCG CCCTTCTCAGGGTTCCTCACCAAGCAAGTTGTCTGTCAGTGATCATGACTCTGGTGTGGAAGATGATGCATCCCCAAGAGCATTTCCATATCCTCACCCAACATGTCAAAAG GTTACAGAGATCCAGCCTTCAGTTCCTGAACTATCTATTGTATTTGATGGCAACTTCACAGAATCTGTACCGACATCCAAACATGTCTTAACTGTGGATAAAGCAAATCTACATGTATATCAGCCAACTAAGAAAATATGTCCTGGAGGTCATCCATCCCACCAAATTCAGACCTGTGATCGCAGGAAGCAAATCTTCAGCTCATGTACTAGGGAGTCTTCCTCAAGACAGTTACCAGGCCAATTAAAGCAGAAAATCCCAGTACTAAAACCTTGCAATGGAGTGCAGGTTCcattacaccagcagcccagctATAGTATAGCTGGATGTCAAGCAAAAAGGAGCTTTGGGTCTTCTTCATCCTCTTCTCTTTCAACATCTTGTAGCGGATCCTCTCCCAATACATCTGCACATCAGCTTGGAATACCTTCTGAAAAACTCTGTACAAAAAATGATGCTATGCAAGTGAAAGGGGAACTTGCTTTAAGTGTACCTTTGGTTCCTAATTCTAAACAGTCTCCTGTAGCTTCCCAGCCTCTTAGGCACAATTGTGCTTGCTCACCTCCAAGCCTAAGGCCAGTAGAGCTTCGGATCCCAGTTCAAGGTTCACCTTGCTGTTCTTCCTGTGTCTGCAAATGTCAGTTACATGGTCATATGCAGTACAGTCCAACAAATATATCGCAAGGGATATCTAAAGTGAGCTCCGGTCAGACATCTGAAGTACAGACAAGTATTGACCAGGAGAGTACACAATTGATGTTCCATCAAAATGTAGAATGTATAAATGGGGGTTGCAATCCAATATGTGCCACAAGTAGCCCTATAAATCTTGGCCATTATGGAATAATGGGAAGTTGTTCTCCCCTTGCTGGGGATGGGTCCTCTGCAGACCATGCAGTGTATTCCACTTGTATGCATACTCCTTCACTCAATATAGGACTGGATAATGGAATGGTGGGATTATCTCCTGATGTTTACAAAATTCTTACTGAGCAAGACAAGCAGCTCAAGCTCCTGCAAGCTCAG ATCCAGCGGCTTTTAGAAGCACAAACTCTTCAGCCCTGTTCTACTAAGAATATAGCCAACAACAGCATACAGTCTGAGAGGCAACTAGAATTTGTTACCATGGAAACTCGGTCTTCCCCAGGGTTACACTTAAAAAAAAGTGTCAGTATTGCAGTGAGCACAG GTGCTAGTTTGTTCTTGAATGCACCATCAGAAGGGAACAAAGAATCTACAAAACAAGATGATAGTGAAATTTCCAATGAAGACATTAATATTTCTATGAACACTGAGAAAGATAGGAGTCAAGAAAGTATTGCTTCGTCATTGAAAGCTGTTGACATGCCCAGCTTTGTAGACAGTATCCATGTTGTGGAGGAAGGATCTGGTGAATCTACTGGTGGACTCTG CAATATGGCAGTAGCCACAGGAATAACCCCAGCCTCTGTACTTAGTGAAAATGTTGATGTGTGTTTACAAACAAGGCCACTGGAGGGAACTGATAACCATTCGGTAGCAATTAGTGAACAAAATATTGAGTATGCTATCTCATCCCCATCAAGTGTCCCACCAGATGATCAGAAGTTTTACCAGGACATATTG gGTCAAGTTAAACACTTCTTGAAGGAATCTTCTGAAGAAATTACTTCCTGTGTTGCAAGGGAAGATCAGATTAGCAGTGAAAGTACCTCATCCTCAAAAATGAGTAAGACAAAGAGAAGGAGCTCAGCACCTGACCCAGACCTGAGAGATAAAGAGAGTGTTCTAAGTGCCACCTTGAAGCAATTAAGGAATCTTGGAGTGAATTTTGACTCTCCAGACAAGATGGTGAAAAATGTACATAAAGTAGAGAATGCCAG TATATTGGCCTGCATTAACCCTGAAGCAGTAGTTCCAGGGTTAAACTACATCTCTTTTGCTAATGTTGGTATGAGTGGACTAACTCCCAATGGAGTAGATCTGAGTATGGAGGCAAATGCCATTGCCCTGAAGTACTTAAATGAAAGTCAACTGTCTCAGCTTTCTCTGAGTCGTTCAAGCCAAAAGAATTCCATGGATTTGTCTCTACAGACCCTTCTACATAATAATACAGACAAGAATTTAGTCAGCTTTAACTTAATATCACCGAGTAACATGTCATTTGCAACCAAGAAGTATATGAAAAGATATGGACTACTACAAAGTACGGATGGTAGTGACGATGAAGAGGAGCAGCAAGCTGACTGCCATAGGAGAGGAGAGAGCTTAGAACCTGTTCTACAGCTAGATATCAGTCCTGTCTTGGAGAACTTTTCCCACTGGAAGCATCCATCTGAAGGAGCTTGTGAAAGACAACTTCCTCCTAACTCTGCTAACTCTGTGCAGTGTGAAACTGAGATGTCTAGCAGTCACTTATCAAGTTCAGAGGgctttttgttaaaaaatgttACTAATGCAGTTCTTCCACTCAGAATCCTGCAGCAATCCAAAGAAAGTTCACTTCCATTTCTAAAAGAGTTAAAGCCAAAAATTAAATTTCTACCTGGCAAAGCAGAATTTATGCAACATCCTGACAAAGAGAATCTCAATGTCCCAATTGTTCCTGAAACTCCCATTGTTGATCATTTAAGCAAAGCTGACAACATTAATTCAGTAGGTACATTTCTTGACGTCCAGCAACTCAGGCAGCTACCAAAGTTATTGTGA